The stretch of DNA CGTTCCAGAGCAGGACGTCGCTCGCGCCGGGCCGCGCACGCAGCGCCGCGTCGTAGACGGCGCGGCGCGAGGTCTTGTGGCGCAGGAACTCGTCGCGCGAATCGACCGGATCGCACGCCAGCGGCAGCTGCACGAGCGTGCTCGGTTTGAGGTCGACGTGCTCGAGAAACACCGAGCCGTCGCGCGACAGCTCGAGCCGGACCTTGCGCGGCTCGCCGGGCAGGCCCTCTGCGAACAACGCCAGCCGCGCGCGCACGGCCGCCGGATCGCAGGCGAACGCGAAGTGACTCGCCGAGGCCGCCAGCCGCGCCAGATGCCGCTCGAGCAGGAAGTAGCCCGCCGCCGGCTCCCAGAGCAGCGCCTCGAACAGCTCGAACTCGCCGGGAGTCACTCGAGCACGTAGTCGACGGTGGTCACGACCCGCACCGTCTTCCGTACCTGACTCGACTCCGGGGTGATCGGCGTGGCGTCGCGCGCCAGGATCTCGAACAGGCCCTGGTTCGCGCGCCGGATCGGGCCGAGCCGGGTCTTGGAGTCCTTGGCGAACTGCGCCGCGGCCTCTCGCGCGCGCGAGGTGGCCTCGGCGATCATCGCCGGCTTCAGCT from Myxococcota bacterium encodes:
- a CDS encoding aminotransferase class IV; protein product: MTPGEFELFEALLWEPAAGYFLLERHLARLAASASHFAFACDPAAVRARLALFAEGLPGEPRKVRLELSRDGSVFLEHVDLKPSTLVQLPLACDPVDSRDEFLRHKTSRRAVYDAALRARPGASDVLLWNERGELTETCAGNVVLELDGRRVTPRADSGLLPGTFRAELLERGEIAEAVVPLKALERASRLFFVNSVRRWCPLAVTDGS